Proteins from a genomic interval of Falco rusticolus isolate bFalRus1 chromosome 7, bFalRus1.pri, whole genome shotgun sequence:
- the ACYP1 gene encoding acylphosphatase-1, translated as MAEGEGLLSVDYEVYGKVQGVFFRKYTQGEAKRLGLVGWVQNTSHGTVQGQIQGPTARVRELQEWLRKIGSPQSRISRAEFSNEKKITELEHQDFQILK; from the exons ATGGCGGAGGGCGAGGGCCTGCTTTCCGTGGACTACGAGGTGTACGGCAAGGTGCAGGGCGTCTTCTTCCGCAAGTACACCCAG GGGGAGGCTAAGAGGCTAGGACTCGTTGGTTGGGTCCAAAATACTAGCCACGGCACTGTGCAAGGACAAATTCAGGGTCCAACAGCCAGGGTGCGGGAGCTGCAGGAATGGCTCAGGAAGATAGGAAGCCCCCAGTCCCGCATCAGCCGAGCCGAGTTCAGCAATGAGAAGAAGATCACGGAGTTGGAACACCAAGACTTccagattttgaaataa
- the ZC2HC1C gene encoding zinc finger C2HC domain-containing protein 1C isoform X1, whose product MTVAEEPQRGRSAARAAQELAFACPYPGNAATGVGRAPRFPGDRRQPRVSGPAGYDRPRSETGGDAACRGVRAQPHRMAWFPPVRSVMAAPKLVPCSQLAYQNNFQHKLLSDKEESLKDHYAQKSQSYSLSPESSQYSSGYGGFCSNGLQGKYLTSQAKTLPAISVAGRKEGVDRAYPLKPVLHYWNVSGPVVNTAQLRSSPYMEEAPNSRLNSMRKGQLPAGRFPLATVFSPWTEEPKQSASHLYRSKQAYILKLEEDGWKMEQEIRKQEALLREKLSRTKEELRRIQREKELVKAEERRGREAERTHEEKAARHPEERMFRVAVRPGDGVFGGVQSAEATVPKPGTARHSQELAMRKLKKEQLVASNSRIRDHVPQELSASSSELAAEGSSCPATHSVQGSGDHPFAEAPCMQAASDEEQQELGECSFCGRKFFLRRLEKHMSICSKIQHSKKKVFDSSKVQARGTELEQFQQWKSSERPQRKPPRRNNWRQKHDYLMQTLQQARQVQQIVSQGGKAPAPPSLPPIENSDYVACPYCTRRFSPQAAERHIPKCKTIKNRPPPPPQRKCC is encoded by the exons ATGACCGTTGCGGAGGAACCACAGAGAGGCCGCTCAGCAGCGAGAGCGGCGCAGGAACTGGCATTCGCGTGCCCCTATCCAGGCAACGCAGCGACCGGGGTGGGCAGAGCTCCGCGCTTCCCGGGCGACCGGCGGCAGCCGCGGGTCTCGGGTCCTGCGGGTTATGACAGACCCAGAAGCGAAACGGGTGGCGACGCCGCATGTCGCGGAGTCCGGGCGCAGCCCCACAG AATGGCTTGGTTTCCGCCAGTGCGTTCTGTGATGGCAGCTCCTAAGCTTGTTCCCTGTTCCCAGCTGGCATACCAGAACAACTTTCAGCATAAACTCCTATCCGATAAAGAGGAAAGTTTAAAGGATCACTATGCCCAAAAGAGCCAAAGCTATTCTCTTTCTCCGGAAAGTAGTCAATACAGCTCTGGGTATGGAGGCTTCTGTTCTAATGGGCTGCAGGGCAAGTACCTTACCAGCCAGGCCAAGACTCTGCCAGCTATATCAGTAGCCGGACGGAAAGAAGGAGTGGACCGTGCATATCCTTTGAAGCCAGTTCTTCACTACTGGAATGTGAGTGGTCCAGTGGTcaacacagcacagctcaggagTTCCCCATACATGGAGGAAGCTCCAAATAGTAGGCTTAACTCAATGAGAAAAGGGCAGCTTCCAGCAGGGAGGTTTCCGCTAGCTACAGTGTTCTCTCCTTGGACAGAAGAACCTAAACAGTCAGCCTCCCACCTATACAGGAGCAAGCAGGCCTACATCCTAAAGTTGGAGGAAGATGGATGGAAAATGGAACAGGAAATTCGAAAGCAAGAGGCCCTCCTTAGAGAGAAGCTGAGTAGAACAAAGGAGGAGCTTAGGAGGATTCAGAGAGAGAAGGAGCTTGtcaaagcagaggagagaagaggcagagaagcagagaggacccatgaggaaaaggctgcaaGGCACCCTGAGGAGAGAATGTTCAGAGTTGCAGTCAGGCCAGGTGATGGGGTCTTCGGTGGGGTGCAGTCCGCAGAGGCCACTGTCCCCAAGCCTGGCACTGCCCGCCACTCCCAAGAACTGGCTATGAGGAAACTCAAGAAGGAACAGCTGGTGGCCAGCAACAGCAGAATTCGAGACCACGTACCCCAGGAGCTTTCAGCCTCTTCTTCAGAGCTGGCCGCAGAAGGTAGCTCTTGTCCTGCCACCCATTCAGTCCAAGGTTCTGGTGACCACCCGTTTGCAGAGGCGCCATGCATGCAGGCTGCCAGtgatgaggagcagcaggagcttgGAGAGTGCAGCTTCTGCGGACGTAAGTTTTTCCTTAGAAGGCTTGAGAAGCATATGAGTATCTGCAGCAAGATCCAACACTCCAAGAAGAAAGTGTTTGACTCAAGCAAAGTCCAAGCTAGGGGCACAGAACTGGAACAGTTTCAGCAGTGGAAGAGCTCAGAGAGGCCTCAG aggAAGCCACCCAGAAGGAACAACTGGAGACAGAAGCATGATTATTTAATGCAGACCCTGCAGCAGGCCCGTCAGGTTCAGCAAATCGTCTCCCAGGGAGGAAAGGCACCTGCCCCGCCCTCATTGCCTCCCATCGAAAACTCAGACTACGTTGCCTGCCCCTACTGCACCCGCCGATTTTCTCCCCAAGCAGCTGAGAGACATATTCCCAAATGCAAAACCATCAAGAACAggcccccacccccaccacagAGGAAGTGCTGTTGA
- the ZC2HC1C gene encoding zinc finger C2HC domain-containing protein 1C isoform X2 produces the protein MTVAEEPQRGRSAARAAQELAFACPYPGNAATGVGRAPRFPGDRRQPRVSGPAGYDRPRSETGGDAACRGVRAQPHRMAWFPPVRSVMAAPKLVPCSQLAYQNNFQHKLLSDKEESLKDHYAQKSQSYSLSPESSQYSSGYGGFCSNGLQGKYLTSQAKTLPAISVAGRKEGVDRAYPLKPVLHYWNVSGPVVNTAQLRSSPYMEEAPNSRLNSMRKGQLPAGRFPLATVFSPWTEEPKQSASHLYRSKQAYILKLEEDGWKMEQEIRKQEALLREKLSRTKEELRRIQREKELVKAEERRGREAERTHEEKAARHPEERMFRVAVRPGDGVFGGVQSAEATVPKPGTARHSQELAMRKLKKEQLVASNSRIRDHVPQELSASSSELAAEGSSCPATHSVQGSGDHPFAEAPCMQAASDEEQQELGECSFCGRKFFLRRLEKHMSICSKIQHSKKKVFDSSKVQARGTELEQFQQWKSSERPQGVAREG, from the exons ATGACCGTTGCGGAGGAACCACAGAGAGGCCGCTCAGCAGCGAGAGCGGCGCAGGAACTGGCATTCGCGTGCCCCTATCCAGGCAACGCAGCGACCGGGGTGGGCAGAGCTCCGCGCTTCCCGGGCGACCGGCGGCAGCCGCGGGTCTCGGGTCCTGCGGGTTATGACAGACCCAGAAGCGAAACGGGTGGCGACGCCGCATGTCGCGGAGTCCGGGCGCAGCCCCACAG AATGGCTTGGTTTCCGCCAGTGCGTTCTGTGATGGCAGCTCCTAAGCTTGTTCCCTGTTCCCAGCTGGCATACCAGAACAACTTTCAGCATAAACTCCTATCCGATAAAGAGGAAAGTTTAAAGGATCACTATGCCCAAAAGAGCCAAAGCTATTCTCTTTCTCCGGAAAGTAGTCAATACAGCTCTGGGTATGGAGGCTTCTGTTCTAATGGGCTGCAGGGCAAGTACCTTACCAGCCAGGCCAAGACTCTGCCAGCTATATCAGTAGCCGGACGGAAAGAAGGAGTGGACCGTGCATATCCTTTGAAGCCAGTTCTTCACTACTGGAATGTGAGTGGTCCAGTGGTcaacacagcacagctcaggagTTCCCCATACATGGAGGAAGCTCCAAATAGTAGGCTTAACTCAATGAGAAAAGGGCAGCTTCCAGCAGGGAGGTTTCCGCTAGCTACAGTGTTCTCTCCTTGGACAGAAGAACCTAAACAGTCAGCCTCCCACCTATACAGGAGCAAGCAGGCCTACATCCTAAAGTTGGAGGAAGATGGATGGAAAATGGAACAGGAAATTCGAAAGCAAGAGGCCCTCCTTAGAGAGAAGCTGAGTAGAACAAAGGAGGAGCTTAGGAGGATTCAGAGAGAGAAGGAGCTTGtcaaagcagaggagagaagaggcagagaagcagagaggacccatgaggaaaaggctgcaaGGCACCCTGAGGAGAGAATGTTCAGAGTTGCAGTCAGGCCAGGTGATGGGGTCTTCGGTGGGGTGCAGTCCGCAGAGGCCACTGTCCCCAAGCCTGGCACTGCCCGCCACTCCCAAGAACTGGCTATGAGGAAACTCAAGAAGGAACAGCTGGTGGCCAGCAACAGCAGAATTCGAGACCACGTACCCCAGGAGCTTTCAGCCTCTTCTTCAGAGCTGGCCGCAGAAGGTAGCTCTTGTCCTGCCACCCATTCAGTCCAAGGTTCTGGTGACCACCCGTTTGCAGAGGCGCCATGCATGCAGGCTGCCAGtgatgaggagcagcaggagcttgGAGAGTGCAGCTTCTGCGGACGTAAGTTTTTCCTTAGAAGGCTTGAGAAGCATATGAGTATCTGCAGCAAGATCCAACACTCCAAGAAGAAAGTGTTTGACTCAAGCAAAGTCCAAGCTAGGGGCACAGAACTGGAACAGTTTCAGCAGTGGAAGAGCTCAGAGAGGCCTCAG GGAGTGGCCAGGGAAGGGTGA